The DNA segment TGATATCGGATTTAAGAGAGTTACTTCCATTGGATGACCATTCATTGACGCTCCATGGACCAGATACATTCGACCCGCTCCAGCCCTGCGTACTGCCTTCGAAGTCGTACAAGGTAGTCGTTGTGTCGCCACCGTTGTTTTCACCTGTGTTCTCAGCCGCGCTGAACCAGTTCAAGTTAAAGCCATTTCCCGTTGCATGGATTCGAAGCGTCTGGGTTCCTGCTGCCAGATTAACGTTCGTGGAAAGGGTTCGCCAATTTTCCCATCCACCTGTATTCGGAACTGTTGTGGAAGCAAGCACCGTCGAGCCTGAACGCAATTCAAATTTTCCCGTATCGACTGCACTGGCCACCCGAAATTGAAATGTGTAGCTGCCGGCGGTCTGAACATTGACGTTGTAATCCATCCAATCGCCTGAATCGACATAACCAACGACCAAACCTCCGCCAGTATCGGAAGTCGATCCCGTCTGTATGCCGCTCATCGCAATGTAATTCTCAGCTTCGACTTTTCCGGGAATTGCAGCAATTGTTCCATTGTTGCCTCCTCCATTATTGTCCCCATTGCTGCCCCCGCCATCACCTCCGCTGTTGCCTCCACCGTTGCCTCCGCCGTCACAAGATCCAGACTGTCTCCACTCCGCATATGGGGCATGACCGGCAAGAATATTCTTCAAATAGTTGCCTGCCGTTGTCAGACTACCATCCGTATTGAAAATACTTGCCCCTTCCGCCTTATCATTAGCTGACCAGTTGGTCCACGAAATGTTATTCTGATTCATCCATTCCAGCCATTGATTCGTGGAGTCGTAATTGATGCCGCCGTCGCCGTCCGCGTTGACAAAGCCCATTTCTGTCACGAATAACGGAATGCCCTTGTTCATTGCATCGTTGGCTTTATCTCGCAGCGACTGAAAATGTGTACCTGCGTAGAAGTGCAAGGCATACGCAATATTCTCATAGGATGTAATTGGATTATTCGCAGCCAGATCCACATCCTGGGACCAAAACGGCGTGCCGACGATAATCAAGTTGTCGGAATGCTGCCGAATCGCCGGAATAACCTGTTCGGCATAGCTTTTCACCGTGTCCCAGGAGATATGAGTAGGTTCGTTATAGATTTCGAAGATGACGTTGTCGTAGCTACCGTATTCCTGTGCCATGCGGCCGAAGAACTCTTTGGCGGCGTTGGCGTTCTTGTGCGCATCATGCGAGTGCCAGTCGATGATGACATAGATGCCCTTGGCAATTGCGGCATCGACAACATCGCGTAGTTTGGATTCATCTGCCGTGTTGTACGGATTACCATTTTCGTCGATGCCGTACGCTGCTCTGACGATTTCCACTTGTAACTCGTCCGCCAGTCGATTCACCGCGGAGGCATTCCAAAAATCACCTGACCAATTGGACCAGAATAAACTCGAACCTTTTACCATTACGGGTTGATTTGTTTTGGAGCCGTTAATTCGGTTTCCGCTTACTTTCATTTCACCGAAGTAACTGACGGGAGTTGGACAAGTAGATGTGGAGGCAGCGGCTACAGGGCCGATGGCTGGAAAAAGCAGCGACACTAAACTGAAAAGCATGATCATGACGGATGGCTTGATGAATACAACAGTAGATGGTTTCATATTTTATTCTCCTTTAAGTGTTTGATCATGAAATGACTTGTATTTTAGTTTGATTAAGAAGTTATATGAACAAGATCGGATGCAACCAGCTAAATTTATAAGTCACCCCCAGGCATGATAGAGTTTTACGTGTCCAGCTATACTCTCCTTTCGGATGACCAGCCCCTTTCTTTATGAGGCGTTTTTTTTTAAGTGCAAGGAAATTCAGAGGATATCCAACTTATGCCAATCTATAAAATACTTAATGTTACTATATTTGTCAACGTTTGGGCTGGATCTCTGAAATGTCTCCAAACACAAATAATGCCCGCCCGACTTCCTAGGGAGAAGCGGGAGGGCTGAAGAATTTATTGTCCTGTTATCCGGAACTTTGCTGGTAATCAGAGGTAATACAGCTCGAAGATCAGATGCTCGTTGTAATTGCCGAAGCCTTTGCCGAACAGGGTCAAACCGCCAACATGTTCGGCATCATCCTCGACGGACAGTTTGAATGTCCATTGCTTATGAAGGATATGAACATCGTCCAATGTAACCTCGGATAATTTCAATCCGTCCATATATGTTCCTTCATGCGTTATGCGCAGCTTCTTGAGCAGTCCGTATTGGTTGGTCTGATGATGCCACCAGCTAGGCGTATACTTGCCTCTGCTGTCCCCGTAATCACCAGGGCTCGTCCAATATCCGAGATGGACTCCGTTCAGACTGAACGTAATATCTGATGGCCAATTATTGTTCGTGCTTGGCGCTTCAGAAGCAATTTCCATCGTGATGACAAGCTCTTCGGGCTGCTGACTCGATAATAAGAAATTTGGGATCTTATATTCTATAAACCCTTTGCCGAACCACAGAATACCGGCATTAATCCGTTCCTGATCCCAGAAATGCCTCGGATCGTCAAAACTGCCGATGATATGATCGACCGTAGCCAGGCCGCATGTCGGTTCAATCACGAAGTCGGAGTAATGGCCGACCGGAATTTCAGTGCGATGGCATTTATATTCGTTTTCCTCCTTGCGGGGAATGGCGATTTCGATGCTGTCGACGGCAAGGGAGCATATTTTTTGCAATCCGTTTCGTCCCGGGGCCATTTCGCTGGAAATAAGGCCAGCGGCTTCTAATTTGCGAACGTGCATCGTCATAATAGCACTGCTGAGCTGCAGTGCTTCGGCCAGTTCTTTAATATTCATGGGGTGCTCAGCGAGCTGAGTCAATATTTTTAGCCGTACAGCGCTGGATAACGCTTCATATACGGGAAGTGATTGCTCTGTAAGATTTAGCTTCATTAGAGTTATGCCTCCATCATTTACTTTTTACTTTATTTATATATATGTTATACGATTAATGATTCTGTTATTTAAATGTTCTATTTCTATTGTAGTTGATGCCGCTCAAATAGGAAAGCTTGTAATAGGCTTTTTTAATCAAACTTGGACGGGGGAACGTTATAGTATTTTTTAAAAGCCTTCGAAAACGTAAAAGGATCGGGGTAGCCAAGAAGGCTGGCGATTTCCTGAATCGTATATTTCTTTAAGTTCAGGTAATCCCTCGCCCGGTTCATCTTAACCTGGTAAATATATTGTCCCGGAGTAATGCCTAATGTCTTTTTGAAATAAGTGATGAAGTATTTCTCGGATATGCCGACAAGCTGGGCGAGCTCACTCATTTTAATCGATTTGTGCAGATGATTGTTAATATAACCGAATACCGGCTGCAGCACGTCCAAATTCCGCTCGGCTGTTTTTGGCATTCTCCCGCTCAGAAATGTGCCGGTATACCGCTCTTGTCCATAGAGTTCAATGATTTTGGCGATGACAGCAATCAGGTAAGCTTTTAAGTATAGACGGTTCCCAGGCAAGCTGCTTAACTGATTCGATTGCATAAATGCTTTGCTAAACAGGACGGTTTCTTCCCGAATCAGCTCTTCCGGTATAATTCCCGAGAGCGGAAAGTCGCTCAGAATTCGCTGCTGCTTACCGATTTCGAAGTCGAAATGCACGTAAATAAACCGGCAGCCCTGATCGGTAGTAGAAGCCATATAAGGAATTCCCGGATAAAAAAAGACCACATCTCCCGGCCCGGCCTCATGTTCGATTCCATCGATACGAATCGTAACGGTTCCGGATTGAATGAACCAAAGATCGTAGTCGATGTGCGCCTTATGCTCGACCCACTTTCCGTCATGGGCGTGCTCAAAAACAGACTTCATTCGCAGCGAGATCAAATCCGACAATTCATTGAGAATTCCCATGTCCTTCATTTTCATATCCCGTATCATTCCTCTACCGTAAGACATATTTCAAATAATTATAGTATACCATCGAAGTTTCCGCTCATAAATAATCAAACTATTTGACATGAACGTAAAACTATCTCATATTCTACTTTCGAAATCCGCCTTCTATAATGGGGTCATAACCCATAAGGAGGGCTTGATATGATAGATTCTAAAGTGCCACAACCGAAGATCGTCGTTATCGGGGCGGGAAGTTTATTCTTTGGGCGCCAATCGATTTGGCAAATGGTCGACTCTAAATATTTGAATCAAGGAACACTTGCTTTGGTAGATACAGACGAAGAAAAGCTGTCCAAGATGGTCAGGCTTGCAGAAATGGTTGCCAAGGAGAATGATGTGCCCCTTAAAGTGGAGGGCTCGACGAATCGGAGAGAGGTGCTGAAGGGCGCTGATTTCGTCGTCCTCAGCTTTGCTGAAGATACTGTAAAATACCGCGGCATCGATTGCCAGATTTCTTTAAAATACGGAATTCGCATGTGCTCCGGGGATACCATCGGCCCAGGCGGGATCTTCAGAGCCATGAGAGAGCTGCCAGTCATCATGGAATGCGCTAAAGACATCGAGGAGCTTTGTCCCGATGCGTGGGTCATTAATTATATCAATCCGTCTGCTGTCCATGGAATCGCTTTAAGCCGATATGCGCCGCAGCTGAAAACCTTCGCCCTTTGCGATAGCCACCATATGCCGCATAAGAAAGCTTACTATGCCATTCGGGCAGGCATCATTGAGGATATTAGTGAGTTCAATGGGGAAATCGATCGGAAATTTGATTTCCGCATAGCCGGCGTCAATCATTTCACCTGGCTGCTTAAGGCCGAGTATGATGGAAAGGATGTCATGCCGCAGGTAGCTGAGTCGATGAGAATATCGGCGGGAACGGAAAACGATGGCGGGGATACAGGTGCGAAGGCGCTTTATAACGATGCCATCACGTATGAGCTCTATAACATTTTCGGATATATTCCGACATGTACGGCCCACACGAAAGAATACGTCCGCTATTGGCAGGGACTGGGCAAGACGAAGGACGTCATTCCCCCTTTATCGATTTGGGAAACGGAAGATCGGTAT comes from the Paenibacillus lentus genome and includes:
- a CDS encoding cellulase family glycosylhydrolase; translated protein: MKPSTVVFIKPSVMIMLFSLVSLLFPAIGPVAAASTSTCPTPVSYFGEMKVSGNRINGSKTNQPVMVKGSSLFWSNWSGDFWNASAVNRLADELQVEIVRAAYGIDENGNPYNTADESKLRDVVDAAIAKGIYVIIDWHSHDAHKNANAAKEFFGRMAQEYGSYDNVIFEIYNEPTHISWDTVKSYAEQVIPAIRQHSDNLIIVGTPFWSQDVDLAANNPITSYENIAYALHFYAGTHFQSLRDKANDAMNKGIPLFVTEMGFVNADGDGGINYDSTNQWLEWMNQNNISWTNWSANDKAEGASIFNTDGSLTTAGNYLKNILAGHAPYAEWRQSGSCDGGGNGGGNSGGDGGGSNGDNNGGGNNGTIAAIPGKVEAENYIAMSGIQTGSTSDTGGGLVVGYVDSGDWMDYNVNVQTAGSYTFQFRVASAVDTGKFELRSGSTVLASTTVPNTGGWENWRTLSTNVNLAAGTQTLRIHATGNGFNLNWFSAAENTGENNGGDTTTTLYDFEGSTQGWSGSNVSGPWSVNEWSSNGSNSLKSDISMSSNSKHYLHLTQNINISGKSKLSLTAKHASWGSVGDGLHAQVYIKTGSGWAWHSGNAAKLASTDGTTLSIDLASVANLSDVREIGVEFFSSANSSGQTTVYIDNVTLQ
- a CDS encoding ArsR/SmtB family transcription factor; the protein is MKLNLTEQSLPVYEALSSAVRLKILTQLAEHPMNIKELAEALQLSSAIMTMHVRKLEAAGLISSEMAPGRNGLQKICSLAVDSIEIAIPRKEENEYKCHRTEIPVGHYSDFVIEPTCGLATVDHIIGSFDDPRHFWDQERINAGILWFGKGFIEYKIPNFLLSSQQPEELVITMEIASEAPSTNNNWPSDITFSLNGVHLGYWTSPGDYGDSRGKYTPSWWHHQTNQYGLLKKLRITHEGTYMDGLKLSEVTLDDVHILHKQWTFKLSVEDDAEHVGGLTLFGKGFGNYNEHLIFELYYL
- a CDS encoding AraC family transcriptional regulator, which produces MKMKDMGILNELSDLISLRMKSVFEHAHDGKWVEHKAHIDYDLWFIQSGTVTIRIDGIEHEAGPGDVVFFYPGIPYMASTTDQGCRFIYVHFDFEIGKQQRILSDFPLSGIIPEELIREETVLFSKAFMQSNQLSSLPGNRLYLKAYLIAVIAKIIELYGQERYTGTFLSGRMPKTAERNLDVLQPVFGYINNHLHKSIKMSELAQLVGISEKYFITYFKKTLGITPGQYIYQVKMNRARDYLNLKKYTIQEIASLLGYPDPFTFSKAFKKYYNVPPSKFD
- a CDS encoding glycoside hydrolase family 4 gives rise to the protein MIDSKVPQPKIVVIGAGSLFFGRQSIWQMVDSKYLNQGTLALVDTDEEKLSKMVRLAEMVAKENDVPLKVEGSTNRREVLKGADFVVLSFAEDTVKYRGIDCQISLKYGIRMCSGDTIGPGGIFRAMRELPVIMECAKDIEELCPDAWVINYINPSAVHGIALSRYAPQLKTFALCDSHHMPHKKAYYAIRAGIIEDISEFNGEIDRKFDFRIAGVNHFTWLLKAEYDGKDVMPQVAESMRISAGTENDGGDTGAKALYNDAITYELYNIFGYIPTCTAHTKEYVRYWQGLGKTKDVIPPLSIWETEDRYQRHEEMWGQVDDFLSGKRPITDYMKSFGPDHATDIIENMVGHLGKRFFINTLNNGAVTNMNDDAFLELLCEVKMDGIKPLHVGEMPRGIRGMQELVLDTHELTAEAVVEGSFTKLRRAMLTDPLVNSIHDADMMIKELLELEKEIIPGYWYE